CCAGCACCGTGCCGTCCGCGGTCAGGTCTTCAGGCAGGTCGGCAACCGACGCGGACGGGGGCGCGGAGAAGAAGCTCACCGCCCCAGTCTGCCGCAGCGGCTCGGGGTGGCTCAGCGCAGCAGGCGGGACATGCGGCGGTCGGCCAGTTCGCGGCCCTCGGTCTGGCAGGTCGGGCAGTACTGGAACGAGCGGTCGGCGAAGGAGACGGTGCCGATCGAGTCGCCGCAGACCGGGCAGGGCAGCCCGCCGCGCGCGTGCACCTGCAGCCCGCTGCGCTTCTCCCCCTTCAGGGTGGCCGCCCGCTGCCCGACCGACCGCTCCACCGCGGCGGTCAACACCGACCCGATCGCGTCGTGCAGCCGGGTGATCTCGGCGTCGGTGAGCTTGGCCGCGAGCTTGAACGGCGAGAGCCGGGCGGCATGCAGGATCTCATCGGAGTAGGCGTTGCCGATGCCGGCGATCACGGACTGGTGGGTGATCGCGCGCTTGAGCTGGGCGCGCTCGCCGGCCAGTAGGCCGGCCAGCTGGTCGCGGGTGAGTGACAGCGCGTCCGGCCCGAGCTGGGCGATGCCGGGGACCTGCCGCGGGTCGGTGACCAGGTAGATCGCCAGCCGCTTCTGGGTGCCCGCCTCGGTCAGGTCGAAACCCGAGCTCGGCCCGGCCGGGAACTCAGGCGCCAGGTGCAGCCGGAACGCGAGCGGTCCGCGTCCGGGCTTCGGCGGCGCCGGGCTGAGCTGCTCGCGCCACTGCAGCCAGCCGGCGCGAGACAGGTGGGTGATCAGGTGCAGGCGGTCCGACCCGTCCCCGACGTCCAGCGAGAGGAACTTGCCGTACCGCGAGGCGCCGCTCACCACGGCCCCGTTCAGCGCGGACAGCGGTGGATCGAACGTCTTCACCGCGCTGAACGACGCGACGTCGGTGCGCACCACTGCGCGTCCGGCGGCCCGCTCGCGCAGGAAGCTCGCGAGCGCCTCGACCTCGGGCAACTCAGGCACGCGTCCAGATTACGGTGCGCCCGGACCGCGGCGTGGTGCTTGCCGTGTGCCACCGGCACCGACAGCATCACCGTGTGCAGGCATACGCCGTGACCGCCGATGGGCTGAGCGTGGTGCGCGGCGGGGTCGAGGTGCTGCGGGGGATCAGCGTCGAGATCGCCACGGGCGGCGTGACCGGCCTGCTCGGGCCGAGCGGGTCGGGCAAGACCACGTTGCTGCGCTGCATCCTCGGGCTGCAGCGGATCGCGCGGGGCACCGTGTGCGTACTCGGCCGGCCGAACGGGGACCCGGCGTTGCGCACCGAGGTCGGCTACGCCACCCAGGAGGCCTCCGTCTACGACGACCTCACGGTCGCGCAGAACCTGCGCTACTTCGCCGCGCTGCTCGGCACTCCTGCCGCGGACGTGGTTCGCGTGATCGAGGCGGTACAGCTGGGCGGCTACGCCGATCGGCTCGCCGGACGGCTCTCCGGCGGGCAGCGTTCGCGGGTCAGCCTGGCGGTCGCGATGCTCGGGACGCCCCGGCTGCTGGTGCTGGACGAGCCGACCGTCGGGCTGGACCCGCTGCTACGCGAGGACCTCTGGACCCTGTTCCATCGCGTGGCCGCGGACGGCGTCAGCGTGCTGGTGTCCAGTCACGTGATGGACGAGGCGGACCGGTGCGACCGGTTGCTGCTGCTGCGCGAAGGAGCGGTGCTCGCCCACGACACCCCGGCAGCGCTGAAGGACCGCACCGGCACCGGTTCGATGGAGGCCGCGTTCCTCACCCTGGTGCGCTCCGGGTGAGCCTCGGGACGACCGCCGTGGGGCGTAGCGCGGTGCGGACCGGGGCCACGGCCGGCAGGGTGCTGCGGCAGCTGCGGCACGACCCGCGCAGCGTGGTGCTGATGATCGTGGTGCCGTCGCTGCTCATGGTGCTGCTGCGTTACATGTACGACTCGCGCGCGGTGTTCGACCGCATCGCGCCCGCCCTGCTCGGGTTCTTTCCGTTCCTGATGATGTTCCTGATCACCTCGATCACGATGTTGCGCGAGCGGCGTGGCGGAACGCTGGAGCGGCTGTTGACCACGCCGATCGGGCGGCTCGATCTCATTGCCGGGTACGGCGTCGCGTTCTCGCTGTTGGCCCTGGTCGAGGTTCTCGTCGCGGTGCTCGTCAGCGTGTGGCTGGGGCTGTCGATTGCCGGCTCGTTGCTCTGGTTGCTGGTTGTCGCGGTCCTCAACGCACTGCTCGGCGTCGCCCTCGGCTTGCTGGCGAGCGCGTTCGCGCGCACCGAGTTCCAGGCGCTGCAGTTCATGCCGGTCCTCGTGCTGCCGCAGTTGCTGCTGTGCGGGCTGTTCCAGCCGCGCGGGCAGATGGCGAGCGTGCTGCGCTGGCTCTCGGACGTGATGCCGCTGTCGTACGCGGTCGATGCGCTGCAAACGGTGACGAGCGCGAGCTCGCTGAGCGGGACGTACTGGCGGGACGCGGCCGTCGTCGGCGGGTGCGTGGCGCTCGGCCTGGTGCTGGCCGCCGTGACGCTGCGCCGCCGCTCTGCCTGACGGGGAAGCCAGGGCTAGCGGGGGAAGTCCAGGGCTAGCGGGGGAAGTCCAAGCCGGTTGCCGCGTGGCAGCGGTACCCGTTCGGGTTCTTGGCCAGGTACTGCTGGTGGTAGCCCTCGGCGTAGTAGAACGGGCCGAGCGGGGCGATCTCCGTGCCGACCCGGTCGAAGCCGCGCGCCTGCAGGAACGCCGAATAGGTCGCCTTCGCCTCCTCGGCCACGGCGCGCTGCTCCTCGCTCGTGTAGTAGATCGCCGAGCGGTACTGGGTACCGATGTCGTTGCCCTGGCGCATGCCCTGTGTCGGGTCGTGCACCTCGAAGAAGCGGGCAACCAGTTCACCGAACTCGACCAGGGCGGGGTCGTAGGCCACCAGCACCGACTCGGTGTGACCGGTGCGCCCGGTGCAGACCTCCTCGTAGGTGGGGTGCGGGCTGAAGCCGCCGGCGTACCCGACGGCAGTGGTCCAGACCCCCTCGGTCTGCCAGAAGATCTCCTCGGCGCCCCAGAAGCAGCCGAGCCCGAACACCACCGTGCGGATCCCGTCCGGGAACGGCGGCTGGATCGGTCGGCCGTTGACGTGGTGCGTCGCGGGCACGGTGAACGGGTAGTCGGCCCGGCCCCGCAGCGCGTGCTCGGGGCTGATCAGGTCGGTCTTGGGATGCGAGAAGAGCATGACCTCAGGCTACGAGCGCGCGCCGATCGCGGCCACCGTGACGCGATAGCGATCAGGACGACGTAATCTGGCAGCTATGACGCAGTGGGGTCTGGACACCCTCTTCAATCCCGCCAAGAGGCACATGGATGAGGAGAAGCGTCGGCTGCAGTCGACCCGCGAGGAGGTCGGCGACAGTTCAGGTGGGAAGCGGATCGACCTCGAGTCCGGCAAGGTCCGGATCCGGCGCGACGATCGGGGCGTCCCGCGCGAGGAGGAGGATTCGGCCGCCGAACTGGTGGACGGTGCTGCTGCCGCCGCTGCCGAGGACGCCGCTGCCGAGGACACCGCACCCGAGCACTCCGCTCCCGACGCGACCGCCGCCGGCGCGGTCGAGCCGGGTTCGCCGGTGACGATCGCCGGATCGGCCGCCGAGCGGGCGGCCGCGCGTCGGCGCCGCGCGGCCAAGTAGCCGGCGCCCGCTCGATCGCGAAGCCCGGTTAAATCGCGAAACCCCCAGTGGGCGGGGGTTCCACTGGGGGCTTCATCGCGATCTCGGACCAGTTCCGGTGAGCGGGGGTTCCACCGGCGTTCGGACGTTGATCATTTTCGTCCTCGTGATCGGTTAGCGGGGGGGTTCACCGATCGGTCGGACTGTTCAGTTATCGGCTCGGTGGCCGCGGACTTGAGTCGAAGATCGAACTGAAGTTCCGCGCTTCTCGAACCCGCGTCATGGACGCAAACAGAACTATGCCGTGAAGTGTGTGTGAAGTCAAGTTGAGTTCCAAACTATTTAGCTTACATCGATGTAACTTGATCGGGCCGCGACACGGCGGCGGTCAGCTGGCGGACTCGCCGAGCGTGAGCGTCACCGTCGTGCTGTTCCCGCCCCGGGAGTAGGTGAGCTTGACCTGCTGGCCCGGAGCGTGGGAGCGGACCGCGGCCACCAGCGCGTCGGCCTCGTCGATGCGCTGCCCGGCCAGGGCGGTGACCACGTCGCCGACTCGCAGCCCGGCCTTGTCCGCCGGGGATCCGCTGGTGACGCTGCGAATGACCGCCCCACTGCCCTGCGTCGCGCTCCCGCCGACGCTGACCCCGAGCACCGCGTGGGTGGCCTTGCCGGTCGAGATGAGCTCGGTCGCGATCCGGCTCGCCTCGTCCGACGGGATGGCGAAGCCGATGCCGATGTTGCCCGACGAGCTCTGCTGCCCGGGCAGCTGCAGGCCGCCGCTGGACTGGTCGGTCGCGATCGCGGCGTTGATGCCGACCACGTCCCCGTTGAGATTCACCAGCGGACCACCGGAGTTCCCGGGGTTGATCGCGGCGTCGGTCTGCACCGCGTTGAACACGGCCTGATCGTTGCTGCTGTCCCCGGTCGTGACGGGGCGCGCGGTGTTGCTGACGATCCCGGCGGTGACCGTGTCGGACAGCCCGAGCGGGGCCCCCACGGCCACCACGGTCTGACCGACCTGCAGCGCGGACGAGCTGGCGAACGTCGCCGCGGTCAGGCCGGTCAGCTTCACCTTGAGCACGGCCAGATCGTCGGACGGATCGGTTCCGACGACCGTCGCGGGGACGGTGCGCCCGTCGGCCAGGGTGACCTTGATGGTGCCGTTGCCACCGGTGGCCGTCGCGATCACATGATTGTTGGTGAGGATGTAACCGTCCTGGCGGATGATCACGCCAGAACCGGTGTCACTCTCCTGGGGCGATGTGACGTTGATCGTGACCACGCTGGGGCCGATCTTCGCGGCGGCCGCGGTGACGGTGCCGTCGACCTTGGCCGCCGGCGCCGGCTGCGTGCTGAACGCCAGCCCCGCCGAGGGTGCCGTCGTCGCGTTGTCCCGGACGAGGGCAACCGTCCCGGCCCCGACGCCACCGCCGATCAGCGCGGCGATCACGGCGGCGGCCAGCACGGTGCGCCGCCCGGCCGCGGGACGCTGCGCCTGCTGCGGGCCGGCAGGGTGCGGTCCGGCAGGGTGCAGCTGGCCGGTCTCGGGTGCCTCGCCCGCCGGTCCGAACGCGCCGAGCGGCTGCTGCGCGTAGAGCGGGTACTGCGGCTCGGCCGGCTGGTACGGCTGGTATGGCTGATACGGCTGGTACGCCGCCCCGGACGGCTGCTGTGGGCCGGCCTGCTGTGGGCCTGCCTGCCGTGGTGCTGTGTCCGGCTGCTGAGGGTCGTTCGCGTTCGGCTGGTTCGGCTGGTTCGGCTGGTTCGGCTCGGTCATGCCGTCCAGGGTCGGCTGCGGCTCTGTGCGCTACCTGTGACCAAGCCGTGCGTTGCCGAGGGCTGGTGCCGAGAGCTGGTGCCGAGGGCTGGTGCCGAGGGCTGGTGCCGAGGGCTAGGCGGGCTCCGCGACGTCCTGCTCCCACCCGCCGCCGTGGGTGCGCTGGATCAGGTCGTTCACGATCGGTCCGATCACCTGCGGGAAGCCGGCCAGTTGTACCCCGATGCTGTACCGGTCGGTGGTCACGCCGCTGGCCGGGTCGGACTCGTCCAGCGTCATCCGCTCGCTGAGCGTGAGCATCTGGAACGCGATGCCCCGCGCGTTCAAGAACGCGGTGACGCGCTGCACCTCCGCGTCGTCGACCGTCTGCAGGAACACCTGACCGCTGAGCCACCCCGTCATGTCCATGGACCCGATTGTGCAACCCGCCGCGCCCCAGGCCCGCAGCGAGTTGCAGCGAGTTGCACAATCGGGCAGGTCAGGGCGTGAAGGCCAGCACCTGCGGGTCGTGATCGCTCGTCTGGTTCGTGTACTCGGCGTTGACGTGCACCACCTGGTAGTTAATGCCGCGCACCGCCCGGGTGACCAGGATGTGGTCGAGCACCTGCGAGATGCCGTTGTACACGTAGGTGTACTGCTGGTCGGCCGGCAGCGTGGTGATCAGGTCGGTCAGGCTCGCCGGCCCCGTCCCGGCCGCGTTCCCGGTCCGCAGCACGGCCAGCGCGGCGCTGAACTGGTAGTCGTTCAGGTCACCGAGCACGACCACCTCCGCCTTCTTTTCCACGTCCAGCAGCGACCGGACGAATTGGTGCACGACCAGCGCCTGCCCGGCGCGCTGCACCGTCGAGGACTGCTCGGGGTACTGGAAGCGCCCGTCGGCGTTCTGGTCGCCCAGCTTGGAGTCGAAGTGGTTGGCGATCACGATGACCCGCTGGCCGCGGAAGCTGAACTCCCCGGCCAGGGGCTTGCGGCTGTCCGTCCAGACCGGGTTGGTCGGGTCGATCCGCCCCGGCGACAGGCTCAGCGCCGCCTTGCCGTGCGACTTGACCGCCTGGGTGCCGGTGGTGGAGCGGTCGACGGACGTGCTGCCGGTGTCGACGAAGCTCACCCGGCTCGGGTCGTACAGGAACGCGACCCGGATGTTGCCGCCGGGCTGCCCGCCGTCCTTGTCGTTGACCGGGTCGATCTCGCGCCACTGGTAGGACGGCCCGCCGGCGGCACTGATCGCGGCGGTCAGCTTGGCCAGCGTCTGGTCGGCGGCCACGGTGCCGTCGTCGCGCGAGCCGGTGTTGTCCTGCACCTCCTCCAGCGCCACGATGTCCGGCGCGGCCAGGTTCGTGACCACGCCCTGCGCCAGCGCCTGGTACTTGGCCGCCGAGTCGCCCTGGGCGAGGTTCTCGACGTTGTACGTGGCGATGGACAGCTGGCGGGTCCCGGCGGGCTGGGCGACGACGGGCGCCGGGTGGTTGCGCTGCGGTGTGCCGACTGTGGTCGCGTCCAGGGCGTAGCCGCCGAAGGAGGACCAGTCGATCGGGCCCACCGTCGCGCCGGCCAGCACGTCGCCGACGTCCAGCCCGAGATCGGCGCCGTTCGCGGTGACCACCTCGAGCCGGCCGGACGGGGTCGCGTTCTCGGCGAGAACCTCGGTGCCGCCGCGGTAGGTGCGGTTCTGGTCGGGCTTGGTGGTGACGTACTGCTCGCCGTACTTGTTGGACGGGCCCACGACGCGCGCGTTGTCGACCTCCACGCGCATGCCCTCGAGCGACTCGTAGAAGTCGAGCGCGGAGCGATCCGGCGTGATCGGGGTGTCCTCGATGTTGCCGCCGCCGAGGTCCGGTGCGTAGGTGTCCGGGACGGTGGCCGGGGTGAGCACGACCGGGGCCGGCAGCGGGTTGCCGTGCGAGAGCACGATCGCAGTCGCGGTGCCGATCTCGGTGGTGCTCAGGTTGGAGGTCGTGCTGACCGTCTCGCCGCTGGACAGCGGATAGTAGTCGCTCACCTTGCCGCTGACCAGCACCGAGTCACCGACCGCGACCGGCGGTGCCGAGCCGGTGTAGACGAAGATGCCCTCACTGGTGGCCGCGTCACTGTCGGGCGCCGGGTCCTGCACCCAGTAGCCCTTGCTCGAGCCGCTGGTGCGCAGCCCGGTGACGATTCCGGGCACGTTGGTCACGGAGTCGCCGGCGTGCGGCGACACCCACTCGCCGCTCTGGATGTCGTGGATGCGCAGCGGGCCGGGCTCACCGGTGCCCGTCCCGCCACCGCCGGCCTCGTTCGCCGCGCCGGGCGTCGGGTCGGCGGCGGTGAAGTCGGTCCCGTTCTGGTCGGTGTCGGGACCGGAGCCACGCTGTACCGACGTGCTGTTGGACGGCCCTGGCGCGTCGGCATCGCCCTCGTGCACGACGGCCGAGCCGTACCCGACCAGGTCGACGACCGAGCCGTCGGCCGCGCAGGCGGGCACCGTCTTGCAGGTCAGCGCGGTCGGTGAGTTCACCAGCGCGACCGTGCCCGCGGCGCCGGACATGTTCGTGGTGCCGCTGGCCTGGGTCGGCGGCAGCGGGTCGCCACCGCCGCTCCCCGCACCCTCGCCGATCAGGTACAGCCCGCCCGGCGCGATCGAACCGGTCAGCGTGGTCACGGCCCAGCTCGAGCTCGCGCTGGCCGTCGCCGGCAGGTACTGCACCGACCACGACGAGAGGTCCACCGGCGCGGCGCTGCGGTTGGTCAGCTCGATGAAGTCGTTGTGCAGCGGGGCACCGGTGTTGCCGCCGCCGCCGTACACCTCGTTGAGGACGACGGTGGCCGAGGAGGCCGAGGCGGGGACTGCGACAGCGAGCAGCCCGGCGGCGCCGACAAGGGTGGTTGCGGCGAGCAGCGCCGGTAGGCGAAGTGAGCGCACGGGGGGTCCTTTCGAGCGGTGACCGGATCGGCTTTGCGGGGTGATCCGCCGATATGACGTCGAGCAGAACGTAACGCGCAATTCCGGCGCCGACCAGCGTTCGCCCTCGCCGGAGCGGGGTCACCCTCGCCTTTCCGGGGGCGCGGTGAAAGGGTGACGGTCATGAACGTGCTGCTGATCGGGCCGCCGGGTTCCGGCAAGGGCACCCAGGGCGAACGGCTCGCCGCGCGGCTGGGGCTGGAACACATCGCGGCCGGCGACCTGCTGCGTGCCGAGGTGCGGGCGGGCACGCCGCTCGGCCGGCAGGTGGTCGAGTTCATGCAGCGCGGTGACCTCGTGCCGGACGTGATCATCATCAGCCTGGTGATGCCGAAGGTGCTGGCCGCGGCGAGCGGGGCCGGTTACCTGCTGGACGGCTTCCCGCGTTCGGTGGAGCAGGCTCGCGAGGCGCGCGCTCTCGCCGAGCGGGTGGGCGCCTCACCGGACGCCGTGCTCTACCTCGACGTGCCGCGCGAGGAGCTGATCCGCCGCATCCTGCATCGCGCCGAGATCGAGGGGCGCGCGGACGACAACCCGCAGACCGTGGCGAACCGCCTGCAGGTGTTCAACGACGCGACCGCGCCGCTGATCGACTACTACCGCGGCCGTGGGATCTTGCACGTGATCGACGCCGACAAGGACGCCGACGAGGTCACCGAGGCGATCATCGGCGTCCTGCAGGCTGCCGCCTGATGCACTACTGCAGCAGCCGCTTGAGCACCTTGCCCGCCGGATTGCGGGGCAGCTCGTCGAGGAACACCACCTCGCGCGGCACCTTGTACCGGGCCAGGTTGGCCTTCACGAACTGCGTGATCGCGTCCTGGTCCAGCCCGCTCCCCGGCTCGCGGACCACGTAGGCGCGCAGCCGGGAGCCGAAGTCCGGGTCCGGCACCCCGATCACGGCGGCGTCGGTGACGTCCGGGTGCGAGGTCAGCAGCTCCTCGATCTCCAGTGGGAACACGTTCTCGCCGCCGGAGACGATCATGTCGTCGTCGCGCCCGTCGACGAACAGCCGGCCGGCCGCGTCGACATGCCCGACGTCGCCGGTTGCCATCAGCCCGGCGATGGTCTGCTTGCTGCCGCCGCCGGTGTAGCCCTCGAACGCGATCGAGCTGCCCACGAAGATCCGGCCGGTGTGGCCGGCGGGCACCCCTGCGCCGTCGTCGTCAAGCAGCTTGACGATGGTGCCGAGCGGCGGGCGGCCGACGGTGCCCGGTGCGGCCCGCAGATCCTGCGGGGTGGCGATGCTCGCGTACGCGACCTCGGTCGAGCCGTACAGGTTGTAGACGATCTCGCCGAGCAGGTCCATCGCGCGCGCGGCGAGTTCCGGCGACAGCGCCGAACCCGAGACGGCGACGACGCGCAGCGCGCTGAGGTCGTGGCGGGCGACCGCCGCGCCGTCGGCCAGCAACCTGGACAGCAGGACGGGCACGGTGATCAACGCGTCGCATCGCGTGCGCGCCAGCTCGTCCAGCGCCTCTGCCGCGTCGAACCGCCGGCTCATCACGAGCGTGTTCCCCAGGCCGAGTGCCAGCATCGCGCTGAGCAGGCCCCAGGCGTGGAATGCCGGCGCGGCAAGCAGCACCGGCCGGCCGGATCGCAACGGGATCTTGGACAGGTAGCCGCCGGGAATGACCAGGGAGAGGGCCAGCTCGCGCGGTGCGCCCTTCGGGGTGCCGGTGGTGCCGCTGGTGAGCAGCACGATGCGCTGCCTGCGGCCCGGACGCGGCGGAGGGCGGCCGCTCGCGCCGGCGCAGAGTCGATCCACGGTGAGCCCCGCTGTCGGGCCGTCCGTCCAGGCGATGACCGCGCCCAGGGGTGGTTCGTAGGCGGCCACGGCGGCGGCGAACTCGGCGTCGTGCACCAGCAGCGCCACCTGCTCGCGGGAGCACACGTCGGCCAGCTGGGGGCCGGCGAAGTCGGTGTTCAGCAGCAACGTGCGCGCACCGAGCCGGGCGCCGGCCAAGATCGCCAGGAACAGCCCGCGGTGGTTGCGGGCCAGGATGCCGAGGCTGTCGCCCGGGCGAAACCCCTTGTCGCGCAAGGCATTCGCGAGTTGGTTGGTACGCACGTCAAGCTCGCCGAAGGTGATCGAGCCGCGCTCGTCCGAGATCGCCACGGCACCGGGACGGGCCGCTGCCGCCAGCGTGACCGCGGCACCGGCGGGGCCGTACGCCTCGACGGCCCGCGCGCCGGCGAGCAACTTGTGCGGCGGCGTGAGGACGGCACCCGGACCGCGCGCGTGCAGCACGGTCGCGGCGTAGCGGGCCTCGGTGCCGGCGCGGACGAGCAGGTGGCGGGCGTCGCCGAGCAGGTCCACGGTCACCGGTGTACCAGGGGACGCACGTCGGCGCACCCGCAGCACGGCGCCCGGCGCGTCCGGGTCAGCCGTTGTGGCCGGGGCCGCGCCCGTGCCCGTGACCCTTCGGTTTCGGCTTGGCCTTCGGCTTGGGGGTGGTCGTCGGGGCGGGCTGGCGGATCACCGCCGATTTCCGGTCAACCGGTGCGACGACGGGCGACGGGCTCGCGGTGCGGGTGGCTGCAGTGGTCAGCTGTGCCCGCACCTTCGTGACCAGCGCGGCGATCTGCGCGGCTCGCGCCGGGCTGAGCGCACCGGCCGCCCGCAACGCGGTGAGGTCGCTGCTCAGGTCGGCCAGTGCGGCACGCGCCGCGGTCGGGTCGTGCCGCGCGGCGGCCCGGGCCACCGCGAGGACGTCGGTCTGCAGCTGGGTCCGGGCGCGGGCGGACAGCTCCGGTGCCGTCGGGCTCGGTGCCGAGGCGCACCCGGTCAGCACGGCGGCCAGGACGAGCGTGGCGAGGACGCGTCTCATCGGCCGACCGCCTTCTCCAGCTGGTCCAGATAGGTCCCGAGCGTCCCGCCGACCCTCGGGTACGCCGGCGCGGTGGGCGCGCCGTCCTGGGGCTGCCCGGTCTGCCCACTCGTCCCGGACGGCTGCGCGAGTACCAGCACGAGCGCGGCCACGCCGGCAGCGACCGCCAACGCGGCCGCCACGGCCCAGCCCAGCCGGCTGCGGCGTGCCGCCGGACGGTCGAGCAGCTTCGTCCCGCCCGAGCCCGCGGCGGGCGCGCTCAACAGCGCGGTGGGCGGGTCGGCCGCTGCCGGCGCGCTCGCCGGCACGGTACCGGTGGCCACCTCGATCACGGCGAGAGGTTCGCTCAGCGTTTCGGCGACCGCGGCCGCGGTCGGGCGTCCGGCCGGGTCGCGGGCGGTCATCGCGGCGAGCAGTTCGCACCACCGCGCGCCGAACCGGGTGGGGATCACCGGGTCGCGGTGCAGCCGGGCCGCCGCGGCGGCGACGCCCACACCGGGGAAGGCGACCTCGCCGGTGAGGCATTCGAGCAGTACCAGGCCGAGCGCGTACACGTCGGTGGAGCTGTCGACCGGTTCGCCCATCGCCTGCTCCGGGCTCAGGTAGTTGGCGGTGCCGACGGTCATACCCGCCTGGGTGAGCCGGGTGCTGTCGACGAGCCGGGCCACCCCGAAGTCGGCGAGCCGCGGCGCGAACTCGCCGTCCGGCGTGGGCTCGAGCAGGATGTTGGCCGGTTTGACGTCGCGATGCACGACCCCGTTGGCATGCACGTAGGCCAGCGTCGCTGCCAGCCGCCCCGCCAGCGCGGCGGTCTGCGCCGGGTTCAGCGGGCCGGCCCGCAGCTGCGTGGCCAGGCTCGGCCCGGCGACGAGCTCCATCACCAGGTAGGGCCGCTCGGTGCCGCCGACGGCCGCCGTGGTCCCGGCGTCGAACAGGGTGACCAGGCCGGGGTGGTTCAGCGCGGCGAGCAGGGTGATCTCGCCCGAGTGCCGGCGCGGGTCGGCGGCATCGGCCGCGGCGGGGAAGAACAGCTTGATGGCCACGTCCCGGCCGAGCAGGGTGTCCTCGGCGCGCAGGACCTCTGACATCCCGCCGCGCCCGAGCACCGGCCCGAGCCGGTAGCGACGGGCGAGCAGCACGCTGGCGTCGGCCGCGGGCGGGGCGGTCCGGGGTTGGGTGTCGACCATGGTCCCATTGGGTTACCCGATCCGGGCGAGCGGCAATCGGACACTGCCGCACCTGTCCGGGCCAGGGCCGCCCGCCGTCGCGGCGCCGGCCGGCCCGCACCCGCTCAGTGCGCCCGTGGCCGGCGCACCGCGAGCAGCGCGGCGGCACCGGCGAGCAGCAGCACGAGCGCCGCCCCGGTCAGCACGCCGACATCGCTGCCGGTGTTCGCCAACGGGGCGGTGCCGGCTGCCGCGGCACTCCGGCCCGACGCTGCGCGGCCGGCTGTTGCGGTGACAGCCATGACGCCGCGCCCGGTCGTGGTCGGCGTGGCCGTCGCGGCGGTGTGCCGGCCCGGGTCCGTCCCGGCGCCGGACGGTGCGCTCGGGGCGGACGCTGCTGCGCCGTCGGACCCGCCGCTCGTGCCCGTCGATGGCGATGATCCGGTGCCGGGGTCGCTCGGGGTGCCCGGATCGCTCGGGGTGGCCCGGTCGGTCGGCGTTCCGGCGTCCGGCGCCGGATTCACCTGCAGGGTGAACGTCTGGGTGATCGCCGTGCCGCCCGGAACGGTCTGCGCGCGGAGGGTGATCGTGTGGGTGCCGGCGGCGGCCGCGGGCGGTGTGCCGGACAGCTGCCCGGTCGCCGTATCGATCGACAGCCAGGACGGCGCGTCGCTGCCGCCGAGCGTGTACTCGAAGTTCGCCGGGCAGCCGAGCGCGCTCACCTGGAAGCCGAACGGCGAACCGACGGTCGCGGTAGCCGCCGCCGGGCTCACGAAGGTGGGCTGGGCGACCCCCACGACGAGCGTCAGCGGATCGATGATCGAGCCGGCCACGTTCTCCGCCTCGACCAGCAACTGGTACTGCTGCGGACCGGCAACGGGTCCGTCCGCGTGCAGGGTGACGGTGGTGGAGCCGTCGGCATCCTTGACGAGCCCGTAGATCTTCAGCCAGCCGGGTGCGTTCAGCAGCGACACCGACGGCGCGGGGTAGCCGACGGCGATCAGGCTGGGCAGGTAGGCGGACTGGGACAGGTCGCCGGTGTATCGGCAGCTCGGCGTGATGATCGTCGGCAGTTGCGCGACGTCGGTGGTGAACGTGATCGACACCGAACCGTCGGCCCGGTTGCTCCCGGCGGTGATCGACTGGTCCGAGCCGAAGGGGTCCGCGTAGCTGGCGCCCGCGCCGCCGCCCCCGCCCGCGCCGGCTCCCGCGCCGTGGTCGCCGCTGCCGCCACCCTGGCCGCCTCCGTCGCAGGCGCCCTGCCCGCCGCCGCCTCCGCCGCCGACACCGGAACCGGACGGCGCGCTTTCGCCCGGCTGGCCCGCGGCGAGCCAGCTCAGGGTGCAGATTCCCAGCTGGCCGGCGGCGCCGCCGCGGCCCGTGTGCAGGCCGGCGTAGCCGAGGCCGGGTGTG
This genomic stretch from Jatrophihabitans cynanchi harbors:
- a CDS encoding adenylate kinase, translated to MNVLLIGPPGSGKGTQGERLAARLGLEHIAAGDLLRAEVRAGTPLGRQVVEFMQRGDLVPDVIIISLVMPKVLAAASGAGYLLDGFPRSVEQAREARALAERVGASPDAVLYLDVPREELIRRILHRAEIEGRADDNPQTVANRLQVFNDATAPLIDYYRGRGILHVIDADKDADEVTEAIIGVLQAAA
- a CDS encoding AMP-binding protein, giving the protein MTVDLLGDARHLLVRAGTEARYAATVLHARGPGAVLTPPHKLLAGARAVEAYGPAGAAVTLAAAARPGAVAISDERGSITFGELDVRTNQLANALRDKGFRPGDSLGILARNHRGLFLAILAGARLGARTLLLNTDFAGPQLADVCSREQVALLVHDAEFAAAVAAYEPPLGAVIAWTDGPTAGLTVDRLCAGASGRPPPRPGRRQRIVLLTSGTTGTPKGAPRELALSLVIPGGYLSKIPLRSGRPVLLAAPAFHAWGLLSAMLALGLGNTLVMSRRFDAAEALDELARTRCDALITVPVLLSRLLADGAAVARHDLSALRVVAVSGSALSPELAARAMDLLGEIVYNLYGSTEVAYASIATPQDLRAAPGTVGRPPLGTIVKLLDDDGAGVPAGHTGRIFVGSSIAFEGYTGGGSKQTIAGLMATGDVGHVDAAGRLFVDGRDDDMIVSGGENVFPLEIEELLTSHPDVTDAAVIGVPDPDFGSRLRAYVVREPGSGLDQDAITQFVKANLARYKVPREVVFLDELPRNPAGKVLKRLLQ
- a CDS encoding lipoprotein, whose translation is MRRVLATLVLAAVLTGCASAPSPTAPELSARARTQLQTDVLAVARAAARHDPTAARAALADLSSDLTALRAAGALSPARAAQIAALVTKVRAQLTTAATRTASPSPVVAPVDRKSAVIRQPAPTTTPKPKAKPKPKGHGHGRGPGHNG
- a CDS encoding serine/threonine-protein kinase, yielding MVDTQPRTAPPAADASVLLARRYRLGPVLGRGGMSEVLRAEDTLLGRDVAIKLFFPAAADAADPRRHSGEITLLAALNHPGLVTLFDAGTTAAVGGTERPYLVMELVAGPSLATQLRAGPLNPAQTAALAGRLAATLAYVHANGVVHRDVKPANILLEPTPDGEFAPRLADFGVARLVDSTRLTQAGMTVGTANYLSPEQAMGEPVDSSTDVYALGLVLLECLTGEVAFPGVGVAAAAARLHRDPVIPTRFGARWCELLAAMTARDPAGRPTAAAVAETLSEPLAVIEVATGTVPASAPAAADPPTALLSAPAAGSGGTKLLDRPAARRSRLGWAVAAALAVAAGVAALVLVLAQPSGTSGQTGQPQDGAPTAPAYPRVGGTLGTYLDQLEKAVGR
- a CDS encoding putative Ig domain-containing protein, translated to MSTAAADTTTQPTVTFDSAGTYYVNVPALTAYADLKGVGGAGFGGDDSSSGSSHGGAGGSGTDVRVRVQLAGVQRLKVVVGAKGGGGQRGYGSQLSGSGGNGGGASYVVADGPNEYPLLVAGGGGGGGGGSGLWVVETGGDGGTNGAGTPGLGYAGLHTGRGGAAGQLGICTLSWLAAGQPGESAPSGSGVGGGGGGGQGACDGGGQGGGSGDHGAGAGAGGGGGAGASYADPFGSDQSITAGSNRADGSVSITFTTDVAQLPTIITPSCRYTGDLSQSAYLPSLIAVGYPAPSVSLLNAPGWLKIYGLVKDADGSTTVTLHADGPVAGPQQYQLLVEAENVAGSIIDPLTLVVGVAQPTFVSPAAATATVGSPFGFQVSALGCPANFEYTLGGSDAPSWLSIDTATGQLSGTPPAAAAGTHTITLRAQTVPGGTAITQTFTLQVNPAPDAGTPTDRATPSDPGTPSDPGTGSSPSTGTSGGSDGAAASAPSAPSGAGTDPGRHTAATATPTTTGRGVMAVTATAGRAASGRSAAAAGTAPLANTGSDVGVLTGAALVLLLAGAAALLAVRRPRAH